The Helianthus annuus cultivar XRQ/B chromosome 16, HanXRQr2.0-SUNRISE, whole genome shotgun sequence genome includes a window with the following:
- the LOC110876859 gene encoding uncharacterized protein LOC110876859, protein MADLFMQKYFHLEKTAKLKNRIMTFKQDEGESLHAAWERFKDLLIDVPHHGLSKRQLVLKFYQGLNYDSQERIDVYDGGDLGTKTPTEAYAIIEKATLESTSRHSGVRSKALSIPVVHQVDTYTAPTTQIGALAARFDQAQNVSKIQSSCEQCGVSHEPGTCEQGVMFTGHEEVDYLGNQIRPQNNLYSNTYNPGWKNHQNFGWKSNSGNQNPLGYAKRAPAPQQPQGQPYQSRGPSFQPNYHHQGSGSSSQPHASQNNSKLEEMMAQLLGNFNCANQIAESRYQQHEERFMAQEGEMRGQKASIQTIENQVGQLAKMLSKTPPGGLPGNTEPNPKGRVNAPHV, encoded by the coding sequence ATGGCAGATCTTTTTATGCAAAAATACTTCCATCTGGAAAAGACAGCTAAGCTAAAGAACCGTATCATGACATTCAAACAGGACGAAGGAGAATCGCTACATGCAGCTTGGGAGAGGTTCAAAGATCTTCTAATCGATGTACCACATCATGGGTTGTCCAAAAGACAACTTGTGTTGAAGTTCTACCAAGGACTTAACTACGACTCACAAGAACGCATAGACGTATATGACGGAGGCGATCTTGGAACGAAAACACCAACGGAAGCCTATGCAATTATAGAGAAAGCTACCTTAGAGTCGACTTCTCGTCACAGTGGAGTACGAAGTAAAGCATTATCTATTCCTGTAGTTCATCAAGTGGATACATATACGGCTCCTACAACGCAGATCGGAGCTTTGGCTGCAAGGTTTGATCAAGCTCAGAACGTTTCAAAGATACAATCATCATGTGAGCAGtgtggagtgtcacacgagccagGTACTTGTGAGCAGGGTGTTATGTTTACCGGCCACGAGGAGGTGGACTATCTGGGCAATCAAATCAGGCCCCAAAATAACCTTTACAGCAACACGTACAATCCGGGGTGGAAGAATCATCAAAACTTCGGGTGGAAATCTAATTCTGGGAACCAAAACCCACTCGGATATGCCAAGCGTGCTCCCGCGCCACAGCAGCCCCAGGGACAGCCTTACCAATCTCGGGGTCCGTCCTTCCAGCCAAATTACCATCATCAAGGCTCCGGGAGCAGTTCCCAGCCTCACGCCTCTCAGAATAACTCTAAGCTAGAGGAGATGATGGCACAGCTGTTAGGAAACTTCAATTGTGCTAATCAGATAGCTGAGAGCCGCTACCAACAACATGAGGAACGATTTATGGCCCAAGAAGGGGAGATGCGGGGTCAGAAAGCTTCTATACAGACCATTGAGAATCAGGTGGGACAGTTGGCTAAAATGTTGTCAAAGACACCCCCGGGTGGTCTTCCAGGAAACACAGAGCCGAATCCAAAAGGGCGTGTCAATGCCCCACACGTTTAA